One genomic window of Arachis ipaensis cultivar K30076 unplaced genomic scaffold, Araip1.1 Aipa421, whole genome shotgun sequence includes the following:
- the LOC107624627 gene encoding ankyrin repeat and zinc finger domain-containing protein 1-like translates to MIELDNKDEAKASSSKKDAQPVLSDEESENELPGISTPLHQAAKSGDAHNVMELLEQGLDPCIKDERARTPYMLANEKEVRNIFRRFMASNPDKWDWHAAKVPSALTKEMEESQAAKQVILMLLERVLNFFTP, encoded by the coding sequence ATGATTGAGTTGGATAACAAAGATGAGGCTAAAGCTAGTTCAAGCAAAAAGGATGCACAACCTGTTTTGAGTGATGAAGAGAGTGAGAATGAGCTACCTGGCATATCAACTCCATTACATCAAGCAGCAAAATCTGGAGACGCTCACAACGTCATGGAACTCCTGGAACAGGGCTTGGATCCTTGCATTAAAGATGAAAGGGCGCGGACTCCATATATGTTGGCTAATGAGAAGGAAGTCAGAAATATTTTTAGAAGGTTCATGGCATCAAACCCTGACAAATGGGATTGGCATGCTGCAAAAGTTCCTAGTGCATTGACCAAAGAAATGGAAGAATCACAAGCTGCTAAGCAGGTGATTCTGATGCTTCTAGAaagggttttaaatttttttacccCCTAA